One genomic window of Aeromonas sp. FDAARGOS 1405 includes the following:
- a CDS encoding type II toxin-antitoxin system RelE/ParE family toxin: MTLPVRVTATALTCLQDIEAFDAVHSGAEHAAALVETLLTEAVAAISANALLYRQCPSTADYGLDVRERIDQKGYRVLYSVQPDAAYILLVLHQRQSIEDALYRHLILRQ; encoded by the coding sequence ATGACGCTGCCGGTGCGAGTGACCGCCACCGCCTTGACCTGCCTGCAGGATATCGAGGCGTTTGATGCGGTGCATAGCGGGGCCGAGCATGCCGCCGCCCTGGTGGAGACGCTGCTGACCGAGGCCGTGGCGGCGATCAGTGCCAACGCCCTGCTCTATCGCCAGTGCCCGAGCACGGCAGACTATGGGCTTGATGTGCGCGAGCGCATAGATCAGAAGGGCTATCGGGTGCTCTACAGTGTGCAGCCCGATGCCGCCTATATCCTGCTGGTGCTGCACCAGCGCCAAAGCATCGAGGATGCCCTGTACCGGCACCTGATCTTGCGGCAATGA